A region of Homo sapiens chromosome 17, GRCh38.p14 Primary Assembly DNA encodes the following proteins:
- the LOC124904102 gene encoding uncharacterized protein LOC124904102, translating to MAVGPRRNHLPLWPSAAIEQRRPGCWRMRFAACDSGTTCAGRRPRAARWTRAPRQPPGRLDYCPPRPDRGHLNADSRARRPLGLARKVRPGPGLPCPLRGPWSTDSPTSPPPSPTPISHQGQEGGGRPADTTRGPRRPAPPRQAWGWPMAREARSNPASEGQAAANTDPASGADTGLVCDGGTYQSLVERKSLSLGLQESQAGEGLW from the exons ATGGCTGTGGGACCCCGACGCAACCACCTTCCCCTATGGCCTTCAGCTGCCATCGAGCAACGACGGCCTGGCTGTTGGAGGATGCGGTTTGCAGCCTGTGATTCTGGGACCACCTGTGCAG GGCGGCGGCCGAGGGCAGCGCGCTGGACCCGCGCCCCTCGCCAGCCGCCGGGCCGGCTTGATTACTGCCCTCCCCGGCCCGACCGCGGGCACCTGAACGCCGACAGCAGAGCACGGCGACCTCTGGGGCTAGCGCGCAAGGTCAGACCAGGTCCAGGGCTTCCCTGCCCTCTGCGGGGACCCTGGAGCACCGAcagccccacctccccacctccaagCCCCACTCCCATCTCCCACCAGGGGCAAGAAGGTGGAGGGAGGCCAGCGGACACAACCCGAGGACCCAGGCGGCCTGCGCCTCCGCGCCAAGCCTGGGGGTGGCCGATGGCAAGGGAGGCCCGGAGTAACCCAGCCAGTGAGGGCCAGGCTGCAGCTAACACTGATCCTGCTTCTGGGGCCGACACAGGCCTGGTCTGTGATGGTGGGACTTACCAGAGCTTAGTGGAAAGAAAATCCCTGAGTCTGGGGCTTCAGGAGTCTCAGGCTGGGGAGGGACTCTGGTAG